In Halobacteriovorax marinus SJ, the following proteins share a genomic window:
- a CDS encoding toprim domain-containing protein, whose translation MSKSIEAVKRKGKAKEATIESKDQRWHCRNRITLVFGSNDVEELETYTYEDGKLNFKTVDFHQAKSKAIEEILDNCIDEYYRGHVTEIHCELSEDGKSVMVEDNGIGFPIEKVPQVYSEFRTGSKFKDEETDEKGFLHRTLGQNGLGAAATCLTSDEFKVRVRHYNSKKEQTYTFIDGALKVKKTKPKPFKGHSGVRVELKLSKEVYKNDVVDEELLRKRIIDLAYNNPGLTFYFNKEKYHYKKGLLELAQRVDPDTAQEFGASAYIYEAKNTKGKKVKGKIDLSVALNLSKKSEEREKFISFVNSTPTFDGGFHHDRVRRLFVNSIKDKLARNAKKEKLTLVDNDILTGITFTIGVTMPNPRFESQTKRKLVRDTHLEKGIEELMNKNIDKFLRKNKEYLEVVMERAKSRNRFQELKDASKKARKQKKQRVEKLLDANERKKRELCTLFICEGDSAIGGLRSARDKLYQGGIALKGKPMNVAQAAISDILNNQEFSDIMASIGLIIGVEADVSKLRYSKVVFLADSDVDGGHINTLLTNFFYQFWPELFDQEAICIAKAPLFEVITDKGTKYIETPDELETFRETTKLKIKEIQRNKGLGEMSPEAWKHVLSRESFTIISASDVSRAKEMLNVCFGKDTSLRKELLMDEDSSSSTSVSVSSTTTSSAKKKASKAPAKKAKAATKKKAKVTKKKATTTGKKKAKKKTTTSSKKKK comes from the coding sequence ATGAGTAAGAGCATTGAAGCTGTAAAAAGAAAGGGTAAGGCCAAGGAAGCGACGATCGAAAGCAAGGATCAGAGATGGCACTGTCGAAATAGAATTACCTTAGTTTTTGGTTCAAATGATGTAGAAGAGCTAGAAACTTACACATATGAAGATGGAAAGTTGAACTTTAAAACGGTGGACTTCCATCAGGCCAAAAGTAAGGCCATAGAAGAGATTCTCGATAATTGTATTGATGAATATTACCGTGGTCACGTTACAGAGATTCACTGCGAACTCTCTGAGGACGGAAAGAGCGTAATGGTTGAGGATAATGGTATTGGTTTTCCAATAGAGAAAGTTCCTCAAGTTTATAGTGAATTTAGAACAGGTTCTAAATTTAAAGACGAGGAAACGGACGAAAAAGGTTTCCTCCACAGAACTCTTGGACAAAACGGTCTTGGTGCTGCGGCCACATGTCTTACTAGTGATGAGTTTAAAGTAAGAGTAAGGCACTATAACTCTAAAAAAGAACAAACTTATACATTTATTGATGGGGCCCTTAAGGTTAAGAAGACGAAACCAAAGCCATTTAAAGGTCACTCTGGGGTAAGAGTTGAACTTAAGCTGTCTAAAGAAGTTTATAAGAACGATGTTGTTGATGAAGAGTTACTTAGAAAGAGAATTATTGACCTCGCCTATAATAATCCAGGCCTGACATTCTATTTTAATAAGGAAAAGTATCACTATAAGAAAGGGCTATTAGAGCTTGCACAAAGAGTTGATCCCGATACTGCACAGGAGTTTGGTGCATCCGCATATATTTATGAAGCGAAGAATACCAAAGGGAAAAAAGTAAAAGGGAAGATTGATCTCTCTGTTGCTTTAAATCTTTCAAAAAAGTCTGAAGAAAGAGAGAAGTTTATCTCATTTGTAAACTCTACTCCAACATTCGATGGTGGTTTTCACCACGATAGAGTGAGAAGACTTTTTGTGAATTCAATTAAAGACAAGCTCGCTAGAAATGCTAAGAAAGAAAAGTTAACACTTGTTGATAATGATATTCTTACTGGGATTACATTCACTATTGGTGTGACAATGCCAAACCCTAGATTTGAATCTCAGACTAAGAGAAAACTCGTTCGCGATACGCATCTTGAAAAAGGTATCGAAGAGTTGATGAATAAGAATATCGATAAATTTCTTAGAAAAAATAAAGAATACTTAGAAGTAGTGATGGAGAGAGCTAAGTCTAGAAATAGATTCCAAGAGCTCAAAGATGCTTCTAAGAAGGCGAGAAAGCAGAAGAAGCAAAGAGTTGAAAAACTCCTTGATGCCAACGAGAGAAAAAAGCGTGAGTTATGTACGCTATTTATCTGTGAGGGTGACTCGGCAATCGGTGGTCTGCGTTCAGCACGAGATAAGCTATATCAAGGCGGGATCGCTCTAAAAGGTAAGCCAATGAATGTGGCCCAAGCAGCGATTTCTGATATTCTAAATAATCAAGAATTCTCAGACATTATGGCCTCAATTGGTCTTATTATTGGAGTTGAGGCGGATGTTTCAAAACTTCGTTATTCAAAAGTAGTTTTCCTAGCGGACTCGGATGTTGACGGTGGTCACATCAATACTTTACTCACAAATTTCTTCTACCAATTTTGGCCAGAGCTCTTTGATCAGGAAGCAATCTGTATCGCTAAGGCACCACTATTTGAGGTGATCACTGACAAAGGGACTAAGTATATTGAAACTCCTGATGAGCTAGAAACATTTAGAGAGACTACAAAGCTTAAGATAAAAGAGATTCAACGAAATAAAGGGCTAGGGGAAATGTCTCCAGAAGCTTGGAAGCATGTACTTTCTAGAGAGTCATTTACTATTATCTCTGCTTCAGATGTGAGTAGAGCAAAGGAAATGCTAAATGTTTGCTTTGGTAAAGATACGTCTCTTAGAAAAGAGTTATTAATGGATGAGGACTCATCGTCTTCGACAAGTGTATCTGTTTCAAGCACAACAACATCTTCGGCGAAAAAGAAGGCGAGTAAGGCCCCAGCTAAGAAGGCCAAGGCCGCGACTAAGAAGAAAGCCAAAGTGACTAAGAAGAAGGCCACTACGACTGGTAAAAAGAAAGCAAAAAAGAAAACAACAACTTCTTCTAAAAAGAAGAAATAA
- a CDS encoding MerR family transcriptional regulator, with product MSNQIEIPNKSHFKLNEVCSLTGVKPYVLRFWESEFDHISPILSSSGQKLFEHKDIEAIALIKKLLFEDKMNIEQARAELDLRLLSSDSEIIVADETEETSKVMEKFTRSLSDSDIQKLVMAKAKLNSLISSVDSIKQRNNWH from the coding sequence ATGAGCAACCAGATCGAAATACCAAATAAATCACACTTTAAATTAAATGAAGTGTGTTCTTTAACAGGTGTTAAGCCTTACGTTTTAAGATTTTGGGAAAGCGAATTTGACCATATCTCTCCAATTCTATCTTCTTCTGGTCAGAAGTTATTTGAACACAAAGATATTGAGGCAATTGCCCTTATTAAGAAATTACTCTTTGAAGATAAAATGAATATTGAGCAGGCAAGGGCCGAGCTTGATCTTAGATTATTATCTTCTGATAGTGAGATTATTGTAGCGGATGAGACTGAAGAGACTTCTAAAGTAATGGAGAAGTTTACAAGAAGTCTTTCTGATTCAGATATTCAGAAATTAGTAATGGCGAAGGCAAAACTAAACTCTTTGATTTCATCTGTTGATTCTATTAAGCAGAGAAATAACTGGCAC
- a CDS encoding TetR/AcrR family transcriptional regulator — translation MTSSKEEVYHKICHAVLHLEVAKGNLKWSLSDISREADVTRSLIYYYFGKEKETILEEAFKYVSEVMFNTDQSQRLGIVNRMKFVLERVREMPYIFVLFFLRKRDGGELSDIIQKAEDHLLFILDRDFPELSKDEVRKLYLLELGAIATNMSDEEAEKVFQEFVSKQK, via the coding sequence ATGACGAGTTCAAAAGAAGAAGTGTATCACAAAATCTGCCATGCCGTTCTCCATCTAGAGGTTGCCAAAGGAAATCTCAAATGGTCTCTCTCTGATATTTCAAGAGAAGCTGATGTGACGAGATCCCTAATCTACTATTACTTTGGTAAAGAGAAAGAAACAATTCTAGAGGAAGCTTTTAAATATGTTTCCGAAGTAATGTTCAATACTGATCAAAGCCAAAGACTTGGTATCGTCAATAGAATGAAATTTGTGTTAGAGAGAGTTAGAGAAATGCCCTATATTTTCGTTCTCTTCTTTCTAAGAAAAAGAGATGGCGGAGAACTCTCAGACATTATTCAAAAAGCCGAAGACCACTTATTATTTATTCTGGATAGAGATTTTCCAGAACTCAGTAAAGATGAAGTTCGAAAACTCTACTTACTAGAGCTCGGTGCCATTGCAACTAATATGAGCGATGAGGAAGCTGAGAAAGTATTCCAAGAGTTCGTGAGTAAACAAAAATAA
- a CDS encoding DNA gyrase subunit A, which produces MEETYLHSMESIPLEDIVREEYRTYQIYTLMDRAIPYLKDGLKPGQRRILFTLWKNQSKGLMKVSSATGLVLTLHPHGPASVESAIVNMAQDYTFSNNYPLIDKKGYFGERMETSPAASRYIECKLGKISQILLFDDMDQVEMVPNYDEKVMEPVNLLPKLPLMLLNGAEGIGTGFSSVIPSFSHKEVINSMISFLESGKAKKLKPFSNGFNLPIERDQRGRLIFNMGFEEVDGKIYINELPRGYDAQKIYKYLTKYIEADFIKDFVDSTVDNDVRIELIFKRGAEKSLEEVEKEMGTASTQVPNYTLISERGVRIFDKPEEIIEIFSGQRLAVVKRRYELRCQGLKDKIQQNNEIIKFIKKKEYEVATKSKNRKSFVEYLTKKKFVYSDYLADMPIYRMTKEEVAKRALMVKDDTKLLAEYTKIAKSDKLIKKKLIEELKDVGDQLTAWLKGKDKERAELRKKIEKKTAKKKAVKKKKK; this is translated from the coding sequence ATGGAAGAAACATATCTACATTCAATGGAGAGTATTCCCCTAGAGGATATCGTTAGAGAGGAGTATAGGACATATCAGATTTATACTCTGATGGATCGTGCAATCCCATATCTAAAGGATGGACTTAAGCCAGGGCAAAGAAGAATTCTCTTCACTCTGTGGAAGAATCAATCTAAGGGACTTATGAAAGTCTCTTCTGCAACTGGATTAGTGTTAACTCTTCACCCACATGGTCCGGCTTCTGTAGAGTCTGCAATTGTTAATATGGCCCAGGACTATACTTTCTCAAATAACTATCCGCTAATTGATAAGAAGGGATACTTTGGTGAAAGGATGGAAACATCTCCTGCCGCTTCTAGGTATATCGAATGTAAGTTAGGGAAAATCTCTCAAATTCTACTCTTCGATGATATGGACCAAGTTGAAATGGTGCCTAACTACGATGAAAAAGTTATGGAGCCAGTAAATCTCTTACCTAAGTTACCACTGATGCTCTTAAATGGAGCAGAAGGTATTGGGACAGGTTTCTCATCTGTTATTCCAAGTTTTAGTCATAAGGAAGTGATTAACTCTATGATTAGTTTCCTAGAGTCTGGGAAGGCCAAGAAGTTAAAACCGTTTAGTAATGGCTTTAATCTTCCAATTGAAAGAGATCAGCGTGGGCGCTTAATCTTCAATATGGGCTTTGAAGAAGTTGATGGGAAAATTTATATCAATGAATTGCCTCGTGGCTATGATGCTCAAAAAATCTATAAGTATCTAACTAAGTATATTGAAGCAGACTTTATTAAAGACTTTGTTGATTCAACTGTTGATAATGATGTTCGCATTGAATTAATTTTCAAAAGAGGTGCTGAAAAGTCCTTGGAAGAAGTCGAAAAGGAAATGGGAACTGCATCGACACAAGTACCAAACTATACTTTAATCTCTGAGCGCGGTGTTCGAATTTTTGATAAGCCTGAAGAGATTATTGAAATTTTCTCTGGTCAGCGATTAGCTGTTGTTAAGAGAAGATATGAACTACGTTGTCAGGGACTTAAAGATAAGATTCAGCAAAATAATGAAATTATAAAGTTCATTAAAAAGAAAGAATACGAAGTCGCAACTAAGTCTAAGAATAGAAAGTCATTCGTAGAATATCTAACTAAGAAGAAGTTTGTTTATAGTGACTACCTCGCAGATATGCCTATTTATAGGATGACAAAAGAGGAAGTGGCCAAGCGTGCTTTAATGGTTAAGGATGATACTAAACTCTTGGCCGAGTATACTAAAATTGCTAAATCAGATAAGCTCATTAAAAAGAAATTAATTGAAGAGCTCAAAGATGTTGGTGATCAATTGACTGCTTGGCTTAAGGGAAAAGATAAAGAAAGAGCAGAGTTAAGAAAGAAAATTGAAAAGAAAACTGCTAAGAAAAAAGCTGTAAAAAAGAAGAAGAAATAA
- a CDS encoding integration host factor subunit alpha yields MSLTKADIVERVYKEAGFSKKEAADLVDLVFKVIKDTLARGEKVKISGFGNFSIRDKATRVGRNPQTGSAMEISARRVLTFKPSQVLKEDVTARFAHRLDDKGNEDTSLPAKEGSSRALSSFMNNTEEVGADDLDFD; encoded by the coding sequence ATGAGTCTTACTAAAGCCGACATTGTTGAGCGTGTTTACAAAGAAGCCGGATTTTCCAAGAAGGAAGCTGCCGATTTAGTTGATCTTGTTTTTAAGGTCATTAAAGATACGTTAGCGAGAGGCGAAAAAGTTAAGATTTCTGGATTCGGAAATTTTTCAATTAGAGACAAGGCGACGAGAGTAGGTCGTAACCCTCAGACGGGAAGTGCCATGGAGATCTCTGCAAGACGTGTTCTAACTTTTAAGCCTTCACAGGTATTAAAAGAAGACGTTACTGCTAGATTCGCGCACAGACTTGATGATAAAGGTAACGAGGATACATCTCTTCCTGCAAAGGAAGGTTCATCAAGAGCTCTCAGTTCGTTCATGAATAATACTGAGGAAGTCGGTGCTGACGACCTCGATTTTGATTAG